Proteins co-encoded in one Candidatus Spechtbacterales bacterium genomic window:
- the ruvA gene encoding Holliday junction branch migration protein RuvA: MISYLKGKIIYSSENSVVIDVNGVGYEVFCVERTAIGLIDKTGSDLEMHTHYYLRENAAELYGFLEKGEREMFKILIGISGVGPKGALNILNAASLDILQRAIAEGDISVLTRVSGIGNKIAQKITLELKDKFGGKWAGLGGDIRGDSDVIEALESLGYSKHQAQEALKQLPEGLEGTESKVKESLKLLGNS; this comes from the coding sequence GTGATTTCTTATTTAAAAGGCAAAATAATATATAGTTCCGAAAACTCTGTAGTTATAGATGTAAACGGCGTAGGCTATGAGGTTTTTTGTGTTGAGCGCACAGCGATTGGATTAATTGATAAAACAGGTTCTGACTTAGAAATGCATACTCACTACTATCTGCGGGAAAATGCGGCGGAGCTTTATGGGTTTTTAGAAAAAGGGGAGAGAGAAATGTTTAAAATTCTTATAGGAATTAGCGGTGTTGGGCCAAAAGGGGCTTTAAATATTTTAAATGCCGCCTCTTTGGATATTCTTCAGCGCGCGATTGCTGAGGGCGACATATCTGTATTAACCCGCGTTTCAGGAATAGGTAATAAAATTGCGCAAAAAATAACCCTAGAACTTAAAGATAAATTCGGTGGCAAGTGGGCGGGACTTGGCGGAGACATCCGCGGTGATAGTGACGTTATAGAAGCATTGGAAAGCTTGGGATATTCTAAGCATCAGGCACAGGAGGCCTTAAAACAGCTACCCGAAGGACTAGAGGGCACTGAGAGCAAGGTTAAGGAGTCACTTAAGTTGCTTGGAAATTCTTGA